TCACTTCGGGGCCGCGCCCGTCCTCACTTCGGGGCCGGTGTCTCGCACACCGCGACGCCGCGCTCCTGGACGCTGCCGAGGATCAGCCGGTCGCCCACTTCGCAGACGCTGGTGATCATGCGGAAGCCGGTGCGGCGGTGGGTGAGGTGGTGGACGACGTCTCCGTCGTCGTCGACGGCCAGGACACCGGCTGTGGCCGGCGGGCGGACCGGGCGTGTCGCGCGCCGATGTCGACATAGCGGCGTGGCACGAGCGGAGTGGGGCTGGGCATGGGCGGCTGCCCTTCGCGGTCGGGAGCGTGATCGTCGGGTGGGTACCCGTCGCGGCCGCTCACCTACCAGCCCTTCTCGAACATCCGGGCCACCTCGGCGATCCGGACCTCGTCGCGGCGGTAGTACGTGCGGCGCCGGACGCGTTTGGCGCGCAGCATGCCGAGGTCCGTGAGCAGGGTGAGGTGGGTGTGGGCCACCGTGCGGCGGACGCCGAGCTTCGCGGCGACGGCCGCGGCGCAGACCCCGTCCGCCACGAGGTCGGCGTGCCGCTGGCGTGGGAAGTGGGCGACCGGATCCTTCAGCCACTCCAGGATGCGCAGGCGAGTGTCGTTGGCGGGAGTCCTCAGCATCACGTCCCCCTGTGTTCCGGGCCCTCTACGTGCCGCTTCCCCACTGTGGCGCCGGGCAAGCCGCCGCGCCCGGCACACCACCGGACTTGACCGGGATCGAACGGGCCTTCGACTCAATGTCGTGGAGAACGAGGAGTGGAGCTGAGGGGTCGAACAGGGGGTGGAGCAGGGGGTGGAACAGCGAGGGCCCGACCGCGGAGGTGCGCACTCTCACGGCCGGGCCTTCTGGTCCCGGGATCAACGCAGGGGGCCTCAGCGGTGACCGAACCACGCCATCGCCGGCAGCGCCCTGTCGTCGTAGCCGAACAGGGCCTGGTTCTCCCAGCCGTTGCCGGAGGATGGGTCGGTCGGGTCCCAGCCGTTGCCGGCGACGGCGGTCCAGGTCGCCTCCCAGTAGAAGACGCCGAGGCCGCGGCCGTTCGGGACGGCCTCCACGATGCTCGCGATGTCCTTCATCCACCGCGTCTGCCCGGCCGTCGAGGCCGCGTAGCCGGGGACGAGCTCGCCGGCGAGGTCGATGATGTTCTCGTGCGCGTCCTCGCTGTCCAGACGGAAGGGGTAGGCCGTCTCGGCGACGAAAACCGGCTTGCCGTAGCGGGCGGCCGCGTCGTCCAGGGTGGTCTGGAAGTCGTACAGCGTGCCGTGCCAGTAGCCGTAGTACGACAGGCCGATCGCGTCGAACCTCACGCCGGCGGCCACCGCGCTGTCGAACCACCAGCGGGTGCCGGACAGGTCACCGCCCTTGGCGAGGTGCAGCGCGACGGTGGTGGACGAATTGACCGCCTTGACGGCGTCGTATCCACTGTTGAGCAGCCCGGCAAGCTGCGTCCAGTTGTTGGTTGATCCCTCGTTCCACAGCATGCCACCGTTGATCTCATTGCCGACCTGGACCATGTCGGCGGTGGTGCCCTGCGCCTTCAATGCGTTCAACACGTCGTACGTGTGGTTGTACACGTCCGTCCTGAGTTGGCTGTACGAGTGGCCCGCCCACGCCGCCGGCTTGCTCTGGGCGCCCGGGTCGGCCCACGTGTCCGAGTAGTGGAAGTCGACCAGCAGCTTCATGCCCTGCGCCTTGACGCGCTTGGCCGTCGCCAGCACCCGCGCCTTGTTGTTGTAGCCGTCGGCCGGGTTGACCCAGACCTTCAGGCGCGCGTAGTTCATGCCGGAGGACTTCATGATGGCGAGCGGGTCACCGGCGGCGCCGGAGCTGGTGCGGTAGACGCCGCCGAGCGTCTCACTCTTGGCGAGGGACGAGACGTCGGCACCCTTGATCGACGTACCGGACGTGCCCGACGTGAAGGTCAGGTCGTCAACGTTGATCCAGTTGCCCGCGTTCGCGTCACTGTTGATGCTGATGGTGCACTGGTTGTTCGTCACGTTGATCGGCACGACGATCCGGATCCACCCACTGGCGGACACCGGCAGATCCGTGCGCTGCTCCGCGCTGCCGCAGTTCTTCAGGGCTATGTAGGCGGAGTTCTGGCCCCCGCCGGAGCGGACCCAGGCGGTCAGCCGGTAGTTGCCGTTGGTCAGCCCGGACAGGTACTGGTACGTCTCCACCTTGTAGGCGGTGGACGCCCAGTGGCTCAGCCGGTAACTCCCGCTGCGGCCCCCGGCCTCGACGTACGAGGCGCCGGTCGCGCCGTACTCGGACCAGCCGCTGGGCGTGGCCGCGCCGGTGGCGTCGGTCTCGAACCCGCCGTTGGTGAGGGTGCCGGCCGCCTGTGCGGTCTGGGCGGGCAGGGCGGTGAGGGCGAGCCCGGCCATGAGTGGCAGCAGCAGGGCCCTGAGGGTGCGTCTGGGATGGAACTTCATCGTCCGTCGTCCCTTCGACGTGAGGGGGATGTGTGCCCTCCGGCGGGAGTTGCGGCGCCCCCACCGGAGGCAGCCCCTCCGCCCACGGCTCTCGTGGCACACGCGGGCGGAGGGGAGTCGGCTCAGCCGTCGAGTCGTACGACCCGCACGGCGCCCGCCGGGACCGCGAGGCGGCCGGCGACGGGTTCGCCGGTCAGCAGCTCGGTGCCGGACGCGTCCAGCGGCACCTTGGCGTCGGCGGCGCTGTGGTTGACGGCGAACAGGAAGGTGCCCGACTCGCCGGTGCGGCGCACGACCTCGACGTCGTGGGGCAGGTCGGCGCGCGGGGCGAGGCGCGCGTCCTCGGCGGCCCAGCCCAGCAGTGCGTCCAGGCCGTCGTGGCCGAGGCGGGTGGAGACGTACCAGGCGGTGCCCTCGCCGAGGCGGTGCCGGGTGACGGCCGGGTGGCCGGCGGTGAGGCCGTCGGCGTACGTCCACACCGTCTCGGCGCCGCGCGGCACCACGAACTCGGTCCACACGTCGGCGCCGAGCTCCGATCCGTCGGGTCCGGTGACGCGGACCCGCTCGCCCTTGAGCAGCGGCGAGAACTCCTCGACGGTGAGGCCGAGGACGTCCCGCAGCGGGCCCGGGTAGGCGCCCTCGTGGACGGCGTCGTGCTCGTCGACGATGCCGGAGAAGTACGACACGACGAGGGTGCCGCCGTTCTCGACGTACTCCGTGAGGTTGACTCCGGCCGCCTCCGTCATCAGGTACAGCGCGGGTACGACGACAAGGGGATAGGCCGACAAGTCGGCTTCCGGGTGGGCGAAGTCGACCGTGAGGTGGCGGTCGTAGAGCACCTCGTAGAAGGCGTCGGCGCGTTCGCGGGCGTCGTGGTCCTCGCTGGGGCGCCAGTCGAGGTTCTGCGCCCACCAGGAGTGCCAGTCCCACAGGACGGCCACGTCGGCGACCGTGCGGGTACCGCGGATCGGCCACAACGCGTCCAGGGACGCGCCGAGTTCGACGACCTCGCGCCACACGCGCGTGCCGGTGCCGCCGTGCGGGAGCATCGCCGAGTGGAATTTCTCGGCGCCGCGCCGGGACTGCCGCCACTGGAAGAACATGGCGCCCTCGGAGCCGCGTGCCACGTGCGCGAGGGAGTTGCGGGCCATCTGGCCGGGGGCCTTGGCGGGGTTGCGGGCCTGCCAGTTGACGCCCGAGGTGGAGTGCTCCAGGAGCAGCCAGGGGGCGCCGCCCGCGACCGAGCGGGTCAGGTCGGCCGCCATCGCCAGGTTCACGTGGGTGCGGCGGCCGTCGGTGATCAGGTAGTGGTCGTTGGTGACGAGGTCGACCTCGCGGCCCCAGGCCCAGTAGTCGATGGAGTCGCACTGGCTGAGCGCGGTCATGAAGTTGGTGGTGACGGGGACACCCGGCGAGAGACGGTGCAGGATGTCCCGTTCCATCCGGAAGTTCTCGCGGATGGTGGCGTCGGCGAACCGCTTGTAGTCCAGCGCCTGTCCCGGATTGCCGACCGTGGGCGTGCTGCGCGGCGGGGTGATCTGGTCGAAGTCGGTGTAGCGCTGGCCCCAGAAGGCCGTTCCCCAGGCCTCGTTGACCGCCTCGACGGTCTCGTACGTCGTCGCCAGCCAGCGGCGGAAGTGCGCGGCGCAGGAGTCGCAGTAGCAGGCGGAGACCGGGACGCCGTACTCGTTGTGCACGTGCCACATCGCGAGCGCGGGATGGGCGCCGTAGCGCTCGGCGAGCCGTGTCGTGATGGTGGCGGCGGCCGCGCGGTAGTCGGCGTTGCTGTGGCAGATGGCGCCGCGCGAGCCGAACTCGTAGCGGCTGCCGTCGGCGGTGACGGGGAGCGCCTCGGGGTGGGCCCGGTAGAACCACACCGGCGGCACCACGGTGGGCGTGCCGAGGTCGACACGTATGCCGTTCTCGTGGAGCAGGTCGAGCAGGCGGTCGAGCCAGCCGAAGTCGTACTCCCCGGGTGAGGGTTCCAGCAGCGCCCAGGAGAAGATCCCCACGCTCACCATGGAGACACCGGCCTCCCGCATCAGCCGGACGTCCTCCTGCCAGACGCTTTCCGGCCACTGCTCGGGGTTGTAGTCCCCACCGAAGGCGAGCCTGGTGAGGCCCCTGGGGGTGGTCTCCGGCATGGATCTCTCCATTTGATCAATCATTTGGGAACGTGCACACACAGCGGCGCCGGTGCGATCCCAACATAACCGCACAGCAACAACCATTGACAAGTGTCCGGGATGTTTCTCTACTGTGAACGCTCACAGAAGCATGGCAGGTTCTCGCAGCAGGCGAGGACCCAGGTCAGGGGAGAGATCCATGCCGCACTCGAAGCGCCGTCGCCTCGTGACATCCGCCGTTGCCGTCACGCTCGGCGCCACCGCCCTCGCCGCCTGCGGCTCGTCGGACGACGGCGACGCCCAGTCGGGTCCGGTCTCGCTGACGTACTGGACCTGGACGCCCGGCATGGACAAGGTCGTGGACCTGTGGAACAAGGGC
This genomic window from Streptomyces spinoverrucosus contains:
- a CDS encoding beta-galactosidase, with translation MPETTPRGLTRLAFGGDYNPEQWPESVWQEDVRLMREAGVSMVSVGIFSWALLEPSPGEYDFGWLDRLLDLLHENGIRVDLGTPTVVPPVWFYRAHPEALPVTADGSRYEFGSRGAICHSNADYRAAAATITTRLAERYGAHPALAMWHVHNEYGVPVSACYCDSCAAHFRRWLATTYETVEAVNEAWGTAFWGQRYTDFDQITPPRSTPTVGNPGQALDYKRFADATIRENFRMERDILHRLSPGVPVTTNFMTALSQCDSIDYWAWGREVDLVTNDHYLITDGRRTHVNLAMAADLTRSVAGGAPWLLLEHSTSGVNWQARNPAKAPGQMARNSLAHVARGSEGAMFFQWRQSRRGAEKFHSAMLPHGGTGTRVWREVVELGASLDALWPIRGTRTVADVAVLWDWHSWWAQNLDWRPSEDHDARERADAFYEVLYDRHLTVDFAHPEADLSAYPLVVVPALYLMTEAAGVNLTEYVENGGTLVVSYFSGIVDEHDAVHEGAYPGPLRDVLGLTVEEFSPLLKGERVRVTGPDGSELGADVWTEFVVPRGAETVWTYADGLTAGHPAVTRHRLGEGTAWYVSTRLGHDGLDALLGWAAEDARLAPRADLPHDVEVVRRTGESGTFLFAVNHSAADAKVPLDASGTELLTGEPVAGRLAVPAGAVRVVRLDG
- a CDS encoding helix-turn-helix domain-containing protein, with translation MLRTPANDTRLRILEWLKDPVAHFPRQRHADLVADGVCAAAVAAKLGVRRTVAHTHLTLLTDLGMLRAKRVRRRTYYRRDEVRIAEVARMFEKGW
- a CDS encoding glycoside hydrolase family 53 protein, with the protein product MKFHPRRTLRALLLPLMAGLALTALPAQTAQAAGTLTNGGFETDATGAATPSGWSEYGATGASYVEAGGRSGSYRLSHWASTAYKVETYQYLSGLTNGNYRLTAWVRSGGGQNSAYIALKNCGSAEQRTDLPVSASGWIRIVVPINVTNNQCTISINSDANAGNWINVDDLTFTSGTSGTSIKGADVSSLAKSETLGGVYRTSSGAAGDPLAIMKSSGMNYARLKVWVNPADGYNNKARVLATAKRVKAQGMKLLVDFHYSDTWADPGAQSKPAAWAGHSYSQLRTDVYNHTYDVLNALKAQGTTADMVQVGNEINGGMLWNEGSTNNWTQLAGLLNSGYDAVKAVNSSTTVALHLAKGGDLSGTRWWFDSAVAAGVRFDAIGLSYYGYWHGTLYDFQTTLDDAAARYGKPVFVAETAYPFRLDSEDAHENIIDLAGELVPGYAASTAGQTRWMKDIASIVEAVPNGRGLGVFYWEATWTAVAGNGWDPTDPSSGNGWENQALFGYDDRALPAMAWFGHR